From the Phoenix dactylifera cultivar Barhee BC4 chromosome 10, palm_55x_up_171113_PBpolish2nd_filt_p, whole genome shotgun sequence genome, one window contains:
- the LOC103711066 gene encoding cleft lip and palate transmembrane protein 1 homolog, with the protein MAQPAAQVATAQPEAQAATARQGRQQQQAGFGQTVTGIIRMAVFWYFAMKFFSPKKPSEPSHLISNLFQKGEPLDMWLYLSEQENFNDFGNEDALVWHEANIPYAVWGPASTRSHSLKYYPSEAVKHNGSLYAHVFFARSGYPPDPSDPEYEPKFAFGRTNPVVMFLPKSKADKRKSLLGNSKGPEEEEQAPELKDDTWVEAKDEGPVEWVSYWKPNITINLVDDFTRYPHNNIPPNIAGYMNIDPTTGNYYPTIFFNEFWLLRDKLIPLNDTMKELPLNLELGPISITKWQLFLQIEQSFQIHRSYGSMLEGEADELKRVFLEGNPYLLVVTMAVSVLHSVFDFLAFKNDIQFWNKNKSMEGLSAKSVVVNFVCQLIVFLYLFDNDTSWMILASSGIGVCIEFWKIGKAMHIEIDRSGRIPMLKFRDRESYAKNKTKEYDDLAMKYLSYVLFFLVACFSVYSLIYERHKSWYSWILSSLTSCVYMFGFIMMCPQLFINYKLKSVAHLPWRQMTYKFLNTIIDDLFAFVIKMPMLHRLSVFRDDVIFLIYLYQRWVYPVDKKRVNEFGFGGEDEDQSNQSLVASDATAAQDGDARTDGNKKTN; encoded by the exons ATGGCGCAACCGGCGGCACAGGTGGCGACGGCGCAACCGGAAGCACAGGCGGCGACGGCGAGGCaaggacggcagcagcagcaggcgGGGTTCGGCCAGACGGTGACTGGGATCATCCGGATGGCGGTGTTCTGGTACTTCGCTATGAAGTTCTTCTCCCCCAAGAAGCCCTCCGAACCCTCCCACCTTATCTCCAATCTCTTCCAGAAGGGCGAGCCCTTG GACATGTGGCTATATCTTTCTGAACAGGAGAACTTTAATGACTTCGGCAACGAGGATGCCCTTGTTTGGCATGAGGCAAACATTCCATATGCTGTTTGGGGGCCGGCTAGTACTAGGTCTCATTCTTTAAAATATTATCCATCAGAG GCTGTGAAGCACAATGGGAGCCTGTATGCTCATGTTTTCTTTGCACGCTCAGGCTACCCTCCAGATCCTAGTGATCCTGAGTATGAGCCAAAGTTTGCCTTTGGGAGGACAAATC CTGTTGTGATGTTCTTGCCCAAGTCAAAAGCTGATAAAAGGAAGAGCTTGCTGGGAAATTCCAAGGGGCCTGAAGAGGAAGAACAAGCTCCCGAG TTGAAGGATGATACCTGGGTTGAAGCTAAGGATGAGGGTCCAGTAGAATGGGTTTCCTATTGGAAACCAAATATTACCATTAATCTTGTTGATGACTTTACACG ATACCCCCATAACAATATTCCTCCGAACATCGCTGGCT ATATGAATATAGACCCTACTACTGGGAACTACTACCCCACAATCTTCTTCAATGAATTCTGGCTTTTGAGGGATAAATTGATACCACTCAATGACACTATGAAGGAGTTGCCTCTTAATCTGGAATTAGGTCCTATTAGCATAACTAAGTGGCAGCTGTTTTTACAGATTGAGCAGTCATTCCAGATTCACCGTAGTTATGGAAGTATGCTTGAAGGCGAGGCTGACGAACTCAAG AGGGTATTCTTGGAAGGAAATCCATACCTGCTGGTGGTAACGATGGCTGTATCTGTACTACATTCTGTGTTTGATTTCTTGGCTTTCAAGAATG ATATTCAGTTTTGGAATAAAAACAAGTCTATGGAAGGATTATCTGCAAAATCAGTTGTTGTGAACTTTGTTTGTCAGCTGATTGTTTTCCTTTACCTCTTTGATAATGATACCTCATGGATGATCCTTGCTAGTTCTGGAATAGGTGTCTGCATTGAGTTTTGGAAAATTGGGAAAGCCATGCATATTGAG ATCGACAGAAGTGGAAGGATTCCAATGTTGAAATTCCGAGACCGTGAATCATAtgcaaagaacaaaactaagGAGTATGATGATCTTGCAATGAAGTATCTATCAtatgttcttttctttcttgtggCTTGCTTCTCTGTCTATTCTCTCATATATGAGCGGCACAAAAGCTGGTATTCTTGGATACTTTCTTCTCTCACTAGCTGCGTGTACATGTTTG GTTTTATTATGATGTGCCCACAGCTCTTCATAAACTACAAACTCAAGTCTGTAGCTCATTTGCCCTGGAGACAGATGACCTACAAATTTCTCAACACTATCATCGATGACCTTTTTGCATTTGTCATCAAAATGCCAATGCTGCATCGGCTGTCTGTTTTCCGAGATG atgttattttcttaatatatCTGTACCAAAGGTGGGTATATCCAGTAGATAAGAAACGTGTCAATGAGTTCGGCTTTGGAGGTGAAGATGAAGACCAAAGCAATCAGAGCCTCGTTGCCAGTGACGCGACCGCAGCTCAGGATGGTGATGCCAGGACTGATGGCAACAAGAAGAccaattga
- the LOC103711069 gene encoding auxin response factor 7-like isoform X1, translated as MALAPPRSSAGGLPCSGPSGDALYRELWHACAGPLVTVPRERERVYYFPQGHMEQLEASTNQGLDQHMPLFNLPSKILCRVVHVQLRAEPDTDEVYAQITLLPEPDQSEITSPDPPLPELERCAVHSFCKTLTASDTSTHGGFSVLRRHADECLPPLDMSQHPPWQELVAKDLHGTEWHFRHIFRGQPRRHLLTTGWSIFVSSKRLVAGDAFIFLRGENGELRVGVRRLMRQLNNMPSSVISSHSMHLGVLATASHAISTGTLFSVFYKPRTSRSEFIISVNKYLEAKNHKLSVGMRFKMRFEGDEAPERSFSGTIIGVGDSTQSRWADSEWRSLKVQWDEPSSIPRPDRVSPWELEPLVASTPQASHQTARHKRARPLASTTIMPDISPAFGLWKSPVESTQTFSFSGLQRGRELYPSSSLFSSTSKPVSIVFHGNTGPSAVTGRSEYWPVRADTQTESFSASVNREPCEKKQDTGTGCRLFGIQLIEGSAVEETSLLANVSAGIGEDQPVTSVDADSDRHSQPSNINRSDAPAVSSEPEKSCLRSPQETQSRQLRSCTKVHMQGMAVGRAVDLTRLDGYDELLQKLEEMFSIKGELTGAVKKWQVVYTDDEDDMMLVGDDPWHEFCSMVRKIYIYTYEEAKRLSPKAKLPVIGEAAKPGSKKSSSDADTPPNRPEEQVVAVKEC; from the exons ATGGCGCTCGCACCGCCGCGCAGTTCAGCCGGAGGACTCCCCTGCTCAG GGCCCTCTGGAGATGCGCTGTACAGGGAACTCTGGCATGCTTGTGCCGGACCTCTTGTTACTGTGCCTCGTGAACGAGAGCGAGTCTATTACTTTCCTCAAGGTCATATGGAACAG CTAGAGGCATCGACGAATCAAGGACTTGACCAGCATATGCCCTTGTTCAATCTACCATCAAAGATCCTTTGCAGGGTGGTCCATGTTCAACTTCGA GCTGAACCAGACACTGATGAAGTATATGCACAGATTACTCTGCTACCTGAACCAGAT CAAAGTGAGATCACAAGCCCAGATCCTCCGCTACCTGAGCTGGAAAGGTGCGCAGTCCATTCCTTTTGTAAGACACTAACTGCTTCAGATACAAGTACACATGGAGGGTTCTCCGTCCTAAGGAGGCATGCGGATGAATGCCTGCCTCCTCTG GATATGTCGCAGCATCCACCTTGGCAAGAATTGGTTGCCAAAGATCTGCATGGGACTGAATGGCATTTCCGTCACATTTTTCGAG GGCAACCAAGGCGGCACCTGCTTACGACTGGATGGAGCATTTTTGTCAGCTCGAAGAGATTGGTAGCTGGTGATGCGTTTATCTTTTTAAG AGGAGAGAATGGTGAGTTGCGGGTTGGAGTAAGGAGGCTTATGAGACAACTCAATAACATGCCATCATCTGTCATTTCCAGTCACAGCATGCATCTTGGAGTTCTGGCTACTGCCTCTCATGCTATCTCTACGGGGACTCTTTTTTCTGTCTTTTATAAGCCAAG AACTAGTCGATCCGAGTTTATCATCAGTGTCAACAAGTACCTTGAAGCTAAGAATCATAAATTGTCTGTCGGGATGAGGTTCAAGATGAGATTTGAGGGTGATGAAGCTCCTGAAAGAAG CTTTAGCGGTACTATAATTGGTGTGGGGGACTCAACACAATCTAGGTGGGCAGATTCAGAATGGAGATCTTTGAAG GTCCAATGGGATGAACCTTCATCTATTCCACGCCCAGATAGAGTTTCACCATGGGAATTAGAGCCACTTGTTGCATCTACTCCTCAAGCATCTCATCAAACAGCGAGACATAAACGTGCACGGCCATTAGCTTCAACTACCATTATGCCCGACATTTCTCCAGCGTTTG GTTTGTGGAAATCCCCAGTTGAGTCTACCCAAACTTTCTCATTTTCAGGGTTACAACGGGGGCGAGAACTTTATCCATCATCCAGCTTGTTCTCATCAACATCAAAGCCTGTCTCCATCGTTTTTCATGGAAACACGGGGCCATCGGCTGTTACCGGCAGGTCTGAATACTGGCCAGTTAGGGCAGATACACAAACCGAGTCCTTCTCAGCAAGCGTCAATAGGGAACCATGTGAAAAGAAGCAGGATACTGGCACTGGCtgcaggttatttgggatccaATTAATAGAAGGATCCGCTGTAGAGGAAACTTCACTGCTGGCAAATGTTTCTGCCGGCATTGGTGAGGATCAGCCAGTAACATCTGTGGATGCGGATTCTGATCGGCACTCTCAGCCATCGAACATCAACAGGTCTGATGCCCCTGCAGTCAGTAGTGAGCCAGAGAAGTCATGCCTCAGATCACCCCAAGAGACTCAAAGTCGGCAACTGAGGAGCTGCACCAAG GTTCACATGCAAGGTATGGCAGTTGGGAGGGCAGTGGATTTAACGAGATTAGATGGATATGATGAGCTTCTCCAAAAGCTGGAAGAGATGTTCAGCATCAAGGGAGAGCTCACAGGTGCAGTCAAGAAATGGCAGGTTGTCTATACTGATGATGAAGACGACATGATGCTGGTTGGCGATGACCCATGGCA CGAGTTTTGCAGCATGGTGAGGAAAATTTATATTTACACATACGAGGAGGCGAAGAGGCTGTCACCCAAGGCAAAATTGCCGGTCATCGGCGAGGCGGCCAAGCCTGGATCGAAGAAATCTTCATCCGATGCTGATACTCCACCGAACAGACCGGAAGAGCAGGTTGTTGCTGTCAAGGAGTGCTGA
- the LOC103711069 gene encoding auxin response factor 7-like isoform X2 codes for MALAPPRSSAGGLPCSGPSGDALYRELWHACAGPLVTVPRERERVYYFPQGHMEQLEASTNQGLDQHMPLFNLPSKILCRVVHVQLRAEPDTDEVYAQITLLPEPDQSEITSPDPPLPELERCAVHSFCKTLTASDTSTHGGFSVLRRHADECLPPLDMSQHPPWQELVAKDLHGTEWHFRHIFRGQPRRHLLTTGWSIFVSSKRLVAGDAFIFLRGENGELRVGVRRLMRQLNNMPSSVISSHSMHLGVLATASHAISTGTLFSVFYKPRTSRSEFIISVNKYLEAKNHKLSVGMRFKMRFEGDEAPERSFSGTIIGVGDSTQSRWADSEWRSLKVQWDEPSSIPRPDRVSPWELEPLVASTPQASHQTARHKRARPLASTTIMPDISPAFGLQRGRELYPSSSLFSSTSKPVSIVFHGNTGPSAVTGRSEYWPVRADTQTESFSASVNREPCEKKQDTGTGCRLFGIQLIEGSAVEETSLLANVSAGIGEDQPVTSVDADSDRHSQPSNINRSDAPAVSSEPEKSCLRSPQETQSRQLRSCTKVHMQGMAVGRAVDLTRLDGYDELLQKLEEMFSIKGELTGAVKKWQVVYTDDEDDMMLVGDDPWHEFCSMVRKIYIYTYEEAKRLSPKAKLPVIGEAAKPGSKKSSSDADTPPNRPEEQVVAVKEC; via the exons ATGGCGCTCGCACCGCCGCGCAGTTCAGCCGGAGGACTCCCCTGCTCAG GGCCCTCTGGAGATGCGCTGTACAGGGAACTCTGGCATGCTTGTGCCGGACCTCTTGTTACTGTGCCTCGTGAACGAGAGCGAGTCTATTACTTTCCTCAAGGTCATATGGAACAG CTAGAGGCATCGACGAATCAAGGACTTGACCAGCATATGCCCTTGTTCAATCTACCATCAAAGATCCTTTGCAGGGTGGTCCATGTTCAACTTCGA GCTGAACCAGACACTGATGAAGTATATGCACAGATTACTCTGCTACCTGAACCAGAT CAAAGTGAGATCACAAGCCCAGATCCTCCGCTACCTGAGCTGGAAAGGTGCGCAGTCCATTCCTTTTGTAAGACACTAACTGCTTCAGATACAAGTACACATGGAGGGTTCTCCGTCCTAAGGAGGCATGCGGATGAATGCCTGCCTCCTCTG GATATGTCGCAGCATCCACCTTGGCAAGAATTGGTTGCCAAAGATCTGCATGGGACTGAATGGCATTTCCGTCACATTTTTCGAG GGCAACCAAGGCGGCACCTGCTTACGACTGGATGGAGCATTTTTGTCAGCTCGAAGAGATTGGTAGCTGGTGATGCGTTTATCTTTTTAAG AGGAGAGAATGGTGAGTTGCGGGTTGGAGTAAGGAGGCTTATGAGACAACTCAATAACATGCCATCATCTGTCATTTCCAGTCACAGCATGCATCTTGGAGTTCTGGCTACTGCCTCTCATGCTATCTCTACGGGGACTCTTTTTTCTGTCTTTTATAAGCCAAG AACTAGTCGATCCGAGTTTATCATCAGTGTCAACAAGTACCTTGAAGCTAAGAATCATAAATTGTCTGTCGGGATGAGGTTCAAGATGAGATTTGAGGGTGATGAAGCTCCTGAAAGAAG CTTTAGCGGTACTATAATTGGTGTGGGGGACTCAACACAATCTAGGTGGGCAGATTCAGAATGGAGATCTTTGAAG GTCCAATGGGATGAACCTTCATCTATTCCACGCCCAGATAGAGTTTCACCATGGGAATTAGAGCCACTTGTTGCATCTACTCCTCAAGCATCTCATCAAACAGCGAGACATAAACGTGCACGGCCATTAGCTTCAACTACCATTATGCCCGACATTTCTCCAGCGTTTG GGTTACAACGGGGGCGAGAACTTTATCCATCATCCAGCTTGTTCTCATCAACATCAAAGCCTGTCTCCATCGTTTTTCATGGAAACACGGGGCCATCGGCTGTTACCGGCAGGTCTGAATACTGGCCAGTTAGGGCAGATACACAAACCGAGTCCTTCTCAGCAAGCGTCAATAGGGAACCATGTGAAAAGAAGCAGGATACTGGCACTGGCtgcaggttatttgggatccaATTAATAGAAGGATCCGCTGTAGAGGAAACTTCACTGCTGGCAAATGTTTCTGCCGGCATTGGTGAGGATCAGCCAGTAACATCTGTGGATGCGGATTCTGATCGGCACTCTCAGCCATCGAACATCAACAGGTCTGATGCCCCTGCAGTCAGTAGTGAGCCAGAGAAGTCATGCCTCAGATCACCCCAAGAGACTCAAAGTCGGCAACTGAGGAGCTGCACCAAG GTTCACATGCAAGGTATGGCAGTTGGGAGGGCAGTGGATTTAACGAGATTAGATGGATATGATGAGCTTCTCCAAAAGCTGGAAGAGATGTTCAGCATCAAGGGAGAGCTCACAGGTGCAGTCAAGAAATGGCAGGTTGTCTATACTGATGATGAAGACGACATGATGCTGGTTGGCGATGACCCATGGCA CGAGTTTTGCAGCATGGTGAGGAAAATTTATATTTACACATACGAGGAGGCGAAGAGGCTGTCACCCAAGGCAAAATTGCCGGTCATCGGCGAGGCGGCCAAGCCTGGATCGAAGAAATCTTCATCCGATGCTGATACTCCACCGAACAGACCGGAAGAGCAGGTTGTTGCTGTCAAGGAGTGCTGA